One part of the Melioribacteraceae bacterium genome encodes these proteins:
- a CDS encoding DUF2892 domain-containing protein, with protein MKKNVGGADKWLRIIVGLVIIALGLIYSSWWGLIGIIPVLTGLTGSCPAYLPLGISTCKTDSEKK; from the coding sequence ATGAAAAAAAACGTTGGCGGTGCTGATAAATGGTTAAGAATAATTGTCGGACTTGTAATTATTGCTCTCGGCCTGATATACAGTTCTTGGTGGGGTCTAATCGGCATTATTCCAGTATTAACAGGATTAACAGGATCTTGCCCGGCATATCTTCCGCTCGGGATCTCAACTTGTAAAACCGATTCAGAGAAGAAGTAA